The Leishmania mexicana MHOM/GT/2001/U1103 complete genome, chromosome 29 DNA window TGGGGTCCGCAATCACCGAGTCCAGTAGCACGCGGAACTGCTCGAGCGACATGGACGAGCCCGCATCCGAGCTGCTACTGCACGTCAGGGGCTTTGCACCGGACGTGGCGGTTCCGACGGGCTGACCGCCCTCCATCTTTCGGTAGCTCACGTACTTGTCGTACAGGGCCTGCACAGCCGCCTTGGTGCGAAATATCGACGAGGACTTCTTGTTCTTGCGGCTGAAGAGCATTTTCACGAGCCCGTCCCACTCCTCGAAATCCACATCAGGCGGTGGGTGCTTGGGGTCGAGTCGAATGACGCTCGACTCGACCTTCGGCGGAGGGTTGAAGCTGTTCTTGCTGATCTTCATGAGGTGGCTGCAGCgggcgagcagctgcgagTTCACAGAAAGTCGACAGTAGGCCTCTGACCCGGGCTGtgcgcagacgcgcaggGCGAATTCACGTTGAAACATGAGCACGGCACACTTGAATGTCGGCGTCTTGAGCAGCTTGAACACCAGTGCCGACGAAATTGCATACGGCACGTTCGCCACACACTTGTCAAAGTACGGGAAGTCCTGCTCAAGGCAGTTGCCGCGGATAATCTGCAGCTTCGAGGCCAACGGAGTGTTCTGGAAGCGCTTGTTCAGCTCCGCCATCATGCGCGGGTCAATCTCGAAGGCGATCACCTTTTTCGCCGTCTGCAGCAACTTCTCTGTCAAGTTGCCCGTGCCGGGGCCGATCTCGATGACGATGTCGGTGGGCTTGATGGCAGCCTTttcga harbors:
- a CDS encoding ribosomal RNA adenine dimethylase family protein,putative; this encodes MPKEPRAVPMGIISAEPIHAASRKIKFGTKAITLGKSTSQGHKRGTAARGLKEKRASSGVKTGGSQSGIVFNKGFGQHILKNPLVIAAIVEKAAIKPTDIVIEIGPGTGNLTEKLLQTAKKVIAFEIDPRMMAELNKRFQNTPLASKLQIIRGNCLEQDFPYFDKCVANVPYAISSALVFKLLKTPTFKCAVLMFQREFALRVCAQPGSEAYCRLSVNSQLLARCSHLMKISKNSFNPPPKVESSVIRLDPKHPPPDVDFEEWDGLVKMLFSRKNKKSSSIFRTKAAVQALYDKYVSYRKMEGGQPVGTATSGAKPLTCSSSSDAGSSMSLEQFRVLLDSVIADPMFEKRSRMLDEEALMTMLAHFIKHGIHFI